AATATTTCTTGTGACGCCGCAGCGGCTCGGCGACCTGGTGGCCGATCGTGTGCATCGGATTGAGCGCCGTCATCGGCTCCTGGAAGATCATGCTGATGCGGTTGCCGCGCAGGCGGCAATAATCCGCATCCGATAGCCCGACGAGCTCGTTGCCATCCAGCTTGATGCTGCCGGTGACGACCGCGCTGTCCGGCAAGAGGCCCATCAGCGACAGCGCCGTCACCGACTTGCCGCAACCGGATTCGCCGACGAGCCCGAGCGTCTCGCCGCGCTTGAGGGCAAAGCTGACGCCGCGCACGGCCTGCGCCGGCCCGCGGCTGGTATTGAGGCGGACCCCAAGATTGCCGACTTCGATCAGCGGCATGGCTGCGTGATCAGGCATCGTCACCGCTCCCGCGCCAGTCTGGGATCGAGCAGGTCGCGCAATCCGTCACCAAGGAGATTGAGGCCGAGCACGGCGATCGCGATCGCAGCACCCGGATAGACCGCGAGCATCGGCGACTGGAATAGCAGCGTCTGCGCATCGTTCAACATGCGGCCCCAGGACGGCTGCGGCGGCTGGGTGCCGAGACCGAGATAGGACAGCGCGGCTTCGGCGAGAATGGCGAGCGCGAACTGGATGGTGACCTGCACGATCAGGATCGACAGGATGTTGGGCAGGATGTGCTCGATCGTGATGCGGAAGCGCCCCTTCCCAGCGGCGCGCGCGGCCAGCACGAATTCCCGCGCCCAGATCGCGTTGGCTGAACCGCGCGTCAGCCGCGTCAGCGTCGGGATCTGGAAGATCCCGATCGCGACGATCGAGGTCACCATGCCCGGCCCCACCACCGCGGCCAGCATGATCGCGGAGAGCACGGCCGGAAAGGCGAAGCTGAAATCTGCGAACCGCATGATGATCTCTTCGGTCCAGCCGCGCTTGGCAGATGCGATCAAGCCGAGGCAGACGCCGAAGGTGAGACCGATGCTCACCG
This genomic stretch from Bradyrhizobium sp. CCGB12 harbors:
- a CDS encoding ABC transporter permease, with the translated sequence MSAPMTIDAPLATRPLPARTFWRRALRHRSFVLGGALSLLVLAAALLSLVWTPWSPYEIDIASKLRPPSSAHWLGTDSFGRDIVSLLLAGARSTIMVGIIAVSIGLTFGVCLGLIASAKRGWTEEIIMRFADFSFAFPAVLSAIMLAAVVGPGMVTSIVAIGIFQIPTLTRLTRGSANAIWAREFVLAARAAGKGRFRITIEHILPNILSILIVQVTIQFALAILAEAALSYLGLGTQPPQPSWGRMLNDAQTLLFQSPMLAVYPGAAIAIAVLGLNLLGDGLRDLLDPRLARER